Genomic DNA from Oenanthe melanoleuca isolate GR-GAL-2019-014 chromosome 15, OMel1.0, whole genome shotgun sequence:
TGGCTGTGCCGGGGGGTCCGGATCCCggcccctgccctcccctggcTCTGGCGGCCAGTGCCAAGTCCCCCGCTGGGCACGGGGGCGGCTCTCGGAGCCGGGTCCTGCGGCTGGGGTTGCGTTCGTCTCGCCTCCAGCCCATTGTCTTGTTTATTTGTCACGGTTGGTCCCCAATTAGGAGTTTGAGGCGTTTGGGACAAGGAACTGTTTCTTCCCATGTGAACGTGCGGTTCCCGCTCCGCCGGGCTGTGATGTGGCCGGCGACCCGCAGGAGCATCTGCTATTGCAGCAACAGTGCCCGAATGCGTTTCAGATGGGCTCGGCTCTGCTTTCCGTGCTCGGGCCGGCGGCCAGCGGGGGATGGAGCCTCCAGCCGGCCCTCGGGATGCGATGTTCCTGTCCTCGGGGACCCGGCTTGGGGACCTGCTGGGGAGATCGGCACCAGCCAAACGCGTCTGGCCAGTGCCGAGCCTTGCGGGGGGGGAACCCTTGTGTGGGGAAGGGGCTCTGCCGTGGGCACCCATGGGTCCGACCCCAGCCTGGGTGCACACAGGGGAAGGCGGGATGCTCCACCTGGCATCTCCCAGGAAACGACCCGACCGAGCTCTGCCGGTGAGCTCAGCCCCGCCGGGGATGCTCCCGCCGGCTCAGCCCGGGGATGCAGCGCGGCTCACCCCGCGGAGGGGGCGCGCAGCCGGCGGTGCCCCGGCCCCGCACCTGCCCCCGCGGACGGCAAGTCCCGTCCGGCCGGTGGCCCCGGGGCAGCGCAGGGCCCGTCCGGCCGGGTTCGCGCGGCGTCAGGCAGCACATGATCCGCGCCGCGGGGCCAAGGGCTGAGGTCAGGCAGTCACACCCAGGCAGCGGCACTGACTTCACCGCGGGCAGGAGCGGCTCCTCACGTATCCCGCTCCCCGAAGGCAGCGCTGACCCTCCGCTCGGGGCCCGTGGTCAGGCCGCTCCGTTATCGGGGCGCGGGCATCGCTCCCATCGCAACGGGTGGATCCCCGGAGCCCTTCCTGGCTCTCGTCCCGGCCAACATAGTTTCTCTGGTCCTGGGGCCGAAGGGGAGTCACTGACAGGGTCCTGCCGGTGCCGCTGGGGAAGCCGCAGAGCCGATTCCTTCGCGGGGCTCCCGGTCCGGCCCGAGGGCTGGCCCGCTTCCCCGGGGCGCCGGCTGGGTGGGATCAGCCCCTGGCTGAGGTAATTGAGAGCCCTTTCCATCTCTCCCGAGTCCGGGATGAACAGAGCAGCGCGTCCTGCCTCGCTGGGGCTATGGCACGAGCCGGGGGCCCCGATTCCAAAACCTCAGGGGAGAGTAGaggaagggatttgggggattttaggggCTTGTCCACGTGTTTCCAGGGGAGGAAGAGTTAAACCCTCGCCTGCTGCTAATGAGCCTTAACTGGGAATGACCCGACACAGGGGAGAAGTGAACCCATTGTCCTCGCCTGTGTTTGACTGTCTTCCAGGGAGACTCATGAAACGCAGAGCCGGGGCGTGAGTTCCCGATTTATGTCAGGAGGCTGtgatttattctatttatttatttttgccatCTGGTTGAGGAGGGATGTTGAACGCAAGCGTGAGAAATCCAGATGTGCACAGCTCCTCGCTCCCGAGCATCCATCgtccccagccccgctcccggccccgccgagcccgaACCTGCCCCCCTGGAGGGGCCCTGACACCCCTCCAGCCCCGGGCGGGTCGGTGGCACCCCGCGGCACCTGCCACATCCCTGCGGGGATGAACTGCGGGTGTTGACTCAAGGAAGGGCTAAGTTCGGATGTCCAGCACTGGACTTGCCAGCATAGGGAATGTTGGCCATAAAATGCCATGGTAACaacagccatggggacacctgcgtgtccccagctgcagggtcAGGGTGACCCCGCTGACAAGGACACATCAGGGTGCCGTGGTGACAAGTGCTGCAGGACCTGGCCCTGGGGCGTAATGCCCATCCTGATGTGATGATGCCCTGCCCCATGcctgtgttttttgggggttgtaTTGCTTTGAGTGCATTGTATACCACAGTGCAGGCAGGAAATGGGCCCCACACATGGGTTACATGGGCTGCAACCCCAAAATCGGCAtcctccagggcagggacccAGGAGACACCCAGGGTCCCTTCCCTGGTGGCAGGCTGGATGATGGAAGAAAGCTGCACCATGCATGGGGACACATCACGGCACATGACACATCCAGGGATGTCCCTGGGTGCCTCGgctgtgggatggaggagccTGTTCTGTTTTGGCATTCACCCCTTCCAtagagggacagcagggccaggctggacacggGCACCAGTGGCCCTGCTGTGACCACTGGTGCAGCACGAGGCTGCcactggcacagggcagtgccagtCTGGGGTCAAACCCACACCATGAAACCTCCcggaggagctggggaagcactgggcagcacgagcctgcagggcagaggaagaTGGGCTTAGGGGGCAACTTCTGAATTTCTGCGATGATCTTTAGGTCGGGGCTCCTCTGAGACACGAGAGATGATCACACAGGATCTTAGCTCATCCGCTTGCTGTCTCATGCCTGGGAGGTTTGGCCAGTGGCCCAAGGgctctggaggaggaggaaaatttCATCATCCTGCTCCAACGTCTGCTGTATAATCGGCCTCTTGTTAACCGCTCCAGCCCCATGCGAGGCGCTCGCTGAGGAGCGGGGCGCTGATACAGCCTTAGGTGGTCTTGGCcgtggcagagctctgctgagcctctcccagcacagcctgggaagcGGCTGTGATTTTatctgctctgtcccctccacCTCGCACATGCTcactcagctccctcagcctcttccCAGCCTTTCTCCGTTTCCCCAGGAActtccagtgctgccagagcgGGGCTCTCCACACCGCGGTGCTCCACACGCTGGGATGGTCCCCTCACCCTGCTGGTGCCCACACCACACCCACACCCGCTCCCCATGCCAGGACAATCCCTGCACCACTGTAGTGTCCCCACATCGTCCCAGCACTTTTGAGCAGCTGGTGAGTGTCAATTTAAAAATTCCCCCCCAGAAAAATATACTTCCAATCATCCATCCAACAGcaggtgggaagggaggaaggaacaAGGTGACCGGGGATTGTGATCCACACAAATGCCCCAAGGGGTTTTGGGGCAGCCCCGGGGGtgctctgggggagcagaggtgTCTGAGGGTGAGCACAAAAGGGACCCAATGAAGAGCAGCCAAATGCAGTCTGTTTCTatgggtttattttaaaaaaagtagggcaagaagtataaaaaaataaatatttaaatagaattaaaCTTATATATTACCACAAAtcttattaataattattaattattattaacaataaaattattaaaagttaGAATTCAGTGCACGCTGGGCTTTCCACGGAGGCAATAAATAACCCTCACAGCCCGCTCTGGTGCCAGGAGCGAGCCAGCGCCACCTGCCACCGGCCTGGGGCccgtccctgtgtccccacgtCCCCATGTCCCACACCTGTATGTCCCCGTGtcccatgtccccgtgtcccatCCCCCCAAGGCAGGGCTGCATTCAGCCGTGCAAAACCCAGCTCGTGGCTGTTAGTACATTCAGAGCTCTTCCAACGGGAAAAGCActtttccagagcagagggcaTTCCGTGCCCCGCCGTGCCCGCGCGGGGGGATGCTGCTCCACAGTGAGGTGACTGTCCCACACAGACGGTGggacccagccccagccagcacagccaccagtACCCTCAGTTCGGCTCCTTGCAGGGCAGCTCAGCCTTAAAATGTGCAGGGGGAgcgtgtccccgtgtccccgtgtccctgccaGCCGCTGCATCCCAGCGTCCTTCCTCACAATCCTTTTTCCTGGGAAGTGGCAGCTTTCAGACGGTGCTCGAGGGCATCTGTCCGCTTGCTCCTCGTGGTGACACCGTCCTCGGGGGACAGAGTCCGGCCCTGCCGCcagcccccacagctccccGCACCCCGCGGGAGCGCGGGGACGGCTGAGGCACATCCTGGGACCAGCCCGCGCCCCGGCATCTCCTCGGGGATGCGCTGCCTCGTCCTGCTGGATGCTGGCTCTGCCCCGCCCGGGACACTCCGGGCTGCAGCGTTCACCCCCTCAAGGGGCAATAAATTACCGGAGGGCGGATGAGGCCAGCGCAGGGACCGTGTAATAAATAGGGAGGCGGAATTTCGGGAGGCAGCGGCGGGGGCCggccagcagcagagaggcagcgcggccggggcgggcgcTCATGAGGGGCTGAGATGAGGTAGGAGGACACGTGCTGCCTGCCCGATGACCTGCACGTACTTCCTGAGcacctggcagccctgctgcttcttCTTGAAGGCGCTCTTGCCCTTGGAGCTGTCCCCGTACCTGACGTCCACCTGGAAGATGTTGTAGTTCTTGCAGAGGAGGCAAGTGAGGTTGGAGATGAGGCCTCGGGTGGTCTTGGTGGTGTTGTGGAGGCGCTCGAGGAGCTCTTTGGCCAGGGGGTTGAGCTCCTCCTGGTCGCGCGTGATGTTGCCCAGCGAGGCGTTGAGGAAGGCGAAGAGCTTGTACATGGCCACCATCACCTCCTTCCTCTCGCTCGTCCGGTTGACGCGGAAAGCGGGGAAGAAGATGCCGGCGGGGTTGCAGAGCTTGTCACTCTCGCTGCTGAACGGCTCTCCCTGGCACttcagctgggaggagaggccGGCGTCACCCCGcgtcccccgtgtcccccctgcCGCcgtccccgccgtgtccccagccctcccccTCCACGCGCTGGCGGCCCAAGCCCCCCACGAGCCCCCGGGCCGTCCCCAAGCGCCACTTACGTAGAGGCTGAAGAGTTCCTGGGCGGTGGCGTTGAGCACGGCCACCTGCCTGCGGGTCTGCTCCTGCACGTTGGAGCGGCACAGGCcgtggctggagcagctgttgCCGGTCACCAGCAGCGCCCGGCCGGCCACGGGCCGCcgctgcagcaggagcagcgcCACGAAGGGCACGACGCCTGTGTGGGGAGAGAGGCCGCGTCACGGCGCTGGGCAGTCACCGCTGGTGCAGAGCATCCGCCCAGGATGACCCCGGCCCCGGGCACCCGAAGGGAGGGTGTGCAGCTGGAGCGGACATCCCGCTCGGGTGAGCGCGCAGCTCAGCTGGAGTCCCCTGAGCCCCCGCTCTGCGGTCCCGGCCCTCTGCCGTCCCCCTCACCTGCCCCCCGGCTCGGGCTCCCCCGCCTCCCTTCCCGGCGGGAGCATTCCCACATTTCGCAACCGGCCCGGTGGCGACCTGGCGGGTTTAATCAAACGTGCGAGACGCTTTTTCCTCCGTTACCCTGGTCCGGGCGCTTCGGGAGCAAGGCCCCACCCCGGCCCGGCTGACTCAGCGGGGCTCCCGCAAGGAAACCTGCTCTCGGCgtgccctccctcctccctcccgcccccggccccaccgcctgcctcagtttccccgtCTGAGAAGTGGGCGCAGCGCCGAGGAGCCCTGGGGAGAGACGATGCAGCTGCCAGAGACTCCAGCCAGGAAATCCCTGGACGCGGAACAAGGGGACCCTTGAGCCTCCGGCAGCTGGGTCGCCCCGGCGTCCCCTCCTGAGAGcgggggagctgcagcccccaaCCCACGGGGACTCCCCCAAACcgggatccatccctgctcgGGGAGGCCAAACCCCTCCTGGGCATCCTCGGGGCGGGTGGCCCGGGTGTCCCCGCTGCTGGGTGACCTGGATGCCACCCGCAGGGCCCGTCAGGGCGGGGGTCCCGTGCCCCGCAGCCGCGGGGGTGCTGCCGGGGGAAGCCCCCGGCCCGCGTCGAGCGCCGAAGCCGCCTGCACTTGTCAGCGCCTCGGACGTGCCGCCGGTGCCGGGTAATCCAAGCCTCGATTTATTTACCCTGCCCAGGTGGGAGAGGACTTACCTGGGCGTGCTCCGACCCCTGCCCCGCCGCTCCCCTCCCGCACGGGACCCTCCTCCCCGCGCCCCCGGGGGATGCAGATTCCCTGACCCCTCACCAGCCCCTCTCGCTGTGTCCcccccggccgctgcttctgcccatttcacagctgggcagagcgAGGCTCGGCACCCAcgtgtgccaggggctgggtgggTGGGGGGTCCTGGGTGGGTGCTGCCCCGTGGGACCCCCCAGAACGGCTTCTGGGGTGGGGGCCGCTCCCTCCAAACCCCCTCCTGCGCTTGCACTCCTCCCCATCCTTCCAGCGCTCCCGGCAGCGGCTCGCGGCATCGGAAGCcccagaaggaggaaaagcaggaggagggggggggggaaaaaagtatttaaaagtacaaaaaagaaaaaaaaaaaaaaaaatccccccctccttgagatttttttttctttccttggaaTCATTTCCAGTTATATAAGTGTCCAGATGTTGGCTGCACCGCGCCAGCGCCGCGCTCCGCTCCCGCTGCCAATTCCCAGAGATGCTCATCCCGGGGGGGACGCGGCGCGGCGGGAGCCCTCGCTCCGTCTCCAGCGGCGGCTTCCAGCCGGGAACCGCTCGCACCCGAGCATCACCGGCaaaaggaggggagggggaggaaaaaagggggagggggagaacGGGACATAGTATCCCCAAAGTcgattttttttattttttttacctgccGGCACGAACTTCATTGTGAGCCGCGTCCCGGGAGCGACTTAATAGGGATTGGTGTTGGCAGAGGAAGTTTTCAGAAATTCATGTTCATACTGGGGGACTTCTCGGGGTTTATATACCGGTCCAGCCTGTGTTGTAAgaagaggggaggaggagaggggggtgggggggggagaTCACCCGCTATCGTTACTTCTATTGAAACGGGAAATCAGGAAGTCGGAGGGTTTGGAAATCATGAATGATTCTTAGAAATAAACTTATGAAAAAAATTGATGTCACACGGAATTTGTGCCGTCCTTTGTCTCTCGCGGGCTCGGTGAAGcgggtgggcagggagggatgaaCTGAAGCCCCTGGAGGGGGGCGCACGTGGGGTTCGGGGGTGTCGAGGCGCGGCGGCGAGCGCGGCCGCTGACTCAGGAGCCGCAAGAACTTTCACCCCCAGGTCCCCCTCCCCGGGCCGGGGCTTCCCCGCCGGCTGCCGGAGCAGGCAATAAAATGAAGGAGGTAAAAAAAgtctggtttggggttttttgggggttttggagGGATGGAAGGGGCGGGGAAGCGGTGGCGGGGTGCCACGCTCCTCGGTCACG
This window encodes:
- the LIF gene encoding leukemia inhibitory factor, whose protein sequence is GLSPHTGVVPFVALLLLQRRPVAGRALLVTGNSCSSHGLCRSNVQEQTRRQVAVLNATAQELFSLYLKCQGEPFSSESDKLCNPAGIFFPAFRVNRTSERKEVMVAMYKLFAFLNASLGNITRDQEELNPLAKELLERLHNTTKTTRGLISNLTCLLCKNYNIFQVDVRYGDSSKGKSAFKKKQQGCQVLRKYVQVIGQAARVLLPHLSPS